Proteins found in one Camelus bactrianus isolate YW-2024 breed Bactrian camel chromosome X, ASM4877302v1, whole genome shotgun sequence genomic segment:
- the ZFX gene encoding zinc finger X-chromosomal protein isoform X1 encodes MDEDGLELQPQEPNSFFDATGADATHMDGDQIVVEVQETVFVSDVVDSDITVHNFVPDDPDSVVIQDVIEDVVIEDVQCPDIMEEADVSETVIIPEQVLDSDVTEEVSLAHCTVPDDVLAPDITSASMSMPEHVLTSESIHVSDVGHVEHVVHDSVVEAEIVTDPLTADVVSEEVLVADCASEAVIDANGIPVDQQDDDKSNCEDYLMISLDDAGKIEHDGSSGMTMDAESEIDPCKVDGTCPEVIKVYIFKADPGEDDLGGTVDIVESEPENDHGVELLDQNSSLRVPREKMVYMTVNDSQQEDEDLNVAEIADEVYMEVIVGEEDAAAAAAAAAAHEQQIDDNEIKTFMPIAWAAAYGNNSDGIENRNGTASALLHIDESAGLGRLAKQKPKKRRRPDSRQYQTAIIIGPDGHPLTVYPCMICGKKFKSRGFLKRHMKNHPEHLTKKKYRCTDCDYTTNKKISLHNHLESHKLTSKAEKAIECDECGKHFSHAGALFTHKMVHKEKGANKMHKCKFCEYETAEQGLLNRHLLAVHSKNFPHICVECGKGFRHPSELKKHMRIHTGEKPYQCQYCEYRSADSSNLKTHVKTKHSKEMPFKCDICLLTFSDTKEVQQHALIHQESKTHQCLHCDHKSSNSSDLKRHIISVHTKDYPHKCDMCDKGFHRPSELKKHVAAHKGKKMHQCRHCDFKIADPFVLSRHILSVHTKDLPFRCKRCRKGFRQQNELKKHMKTHSGRKVYQCEYCEYSTTDASGFKRHVISIHTKDYPHRCEYCKKGFRRPSEKNQHIMRHHKEVGLP; translated from the exons gagcTGATGCTACACACATGGATGGTGATCAAATTGTTGTGGAAGTACAAGAAACTGTTTTTGTTTCAGATGTTGTGGATTCAGACATAACTGTGCATAACTTTGTTCCTGATGACCCAGACTCAGTTGTAATCCAAGATGTTATCGAGGACGTTGTTATAGAAGATGTTCAGTGCCCAGATATCATGGAAGAAGCAGATGTATCTGAAACGGTCATCATTCCTGAGCAAGTGCTGGACTCAGATGTAACCGAAGAAGTTTCTTTAGCACACTGCACAGTCCCAGATGATGTTTTAGCTCCTGATATTACTTCGGCCTCAATGTCTATGCCAGAACACGTCTTGACGAGTGAATCCATACATGTGTCTGACGTTGGACACGTTGAACATGTGGTTCATGATAGTGTTGTGGAGGCAGAAATCGTCACTGATCCTCTGACAGCCGACGTAGTGTCAGAAGAAGTGTTGGTGGCAGATTGTGCCTCTGAAGCAGTCATAGATGCCAATGGGATCCCCGTGGACCAGCAAGATGATGACAAAAGCAACTGTGAGGACTACCTTATGATTTCCT TGGATGATGCTGGCAAAATAGAACATGATGGTTCCTCTGGAATGACCATGGACGCAGAGTCGGAAATTGATCCTTGTAAAGTGGATGGCACTTGCCCTGAAGTCATCAAGGTGTACATTTTTAAAGCTGACCCTGGGGAGGATGACTTAG GTGGCACTGTAGACATTGTGGAGAGTGAACCTGAGAACGATCATGGAGTTGAACTACTTGATCAGAATAGCAGTCTTCGTGTGCCAAGGGAAAAGATGGTTTATATGACCGTCAACGACTCTCAGCAAGAAGATGAAGATTTAA ATGTTGCTGAAATCGCTGATGAAGTTTATATGGAAGTGATTGTAGGAGAGGAAGATGCTGctgcagcagcggcagcagctgCTGCACATGAACAGCAAATCGATGACAATGAAATCAAAACCTTCATGCCAATAGCATGGGCAGCAGCTTACG GTAATAATTCTGATGGAATTGAAAACCGGAATGGCACTGCAAGTGCCCTCTTGCACATAGATGAGTCTGCTGGGCTCGGCAGACTGgctaaacaaaaaccaaagaaaaggagaagacctGATTCCAGGCAGTACCAAACAG caATAATTATTGGCCCTGATGGACATCCCTTGACTGTCTATCCTTGCATGATTTGTGGGAAAAAGTTTAAGTCACGAGGttttttgaaaagacacatgaaaaaccATCCTGAACACCTTACGAAGAAGAAGTACCGCTGTACTGACTGTGATTACACTACCAACAAGAAGATAAGTTTACACAACCACCTGGAGAGCCACAAGCTGACCAGCAAGGCAGAGAAGGCCATCGAGTGCGATGAGTGTGGGAAGCATTTCTCTCATGCTGGGGCTTTGTTTACTCACAAAATGGTGCATAAGGAAAAAGGAGCCAACAAAATGCACAAGTGTAAATTCTGTGAATACGAGACCGCTGAACAAGGGTTACTGAATCGCCACCTCTTGGCGGTCCACAGCAAGAACTTTCCTCATATATGCGTGGAGTGCGGTAAAGGTTTTCGACACCCCTCAGAGCTCAAAAAGCACATGCGAATCCATACCGGGGAGAAGCCGTACCAGTGCCAGTACTGCGAATACAGGTCTGCAGACTCTTCTAACTTGAAAACACACGTAAAAACTAAGCATAGTAAAGAGATGCCATTCAAGTGTGACATTTGTCTTCTGACTTTCTCCGATACCAAAGAGGTGCAGCAACATGCTCTTATCCACCAAGAAAGCAAAACACACCAGTGTTTGCATTGCGACCACAAGAGCTCGAACTCAAGCGACCTGAAACGACACATCATTTCAGTTCACACGAAGGACTACCCCCATAAGTGTGACATGTGTGACAAAGGCTTTCACAGGCCTTCTGAACTCAAGAAACATGTGGCTGCCCACAAGGGTAAAAAAATGCACCAGTGTAGACATTGTGACTTTAAGATTGCAGATCCATTTGTTCTAAGTCGCCATATTCTCTCAGTTCACACGAAAGATCTTCCGTTCAGGTGTAAGAGATGTAGAAAGGGATTTAGGCAACAGAATGAGCTTAAAAAGCATATGAAGACACACAGTGGCAGGAAGGTGTATCAGTGTGAGTACTGTGAGTATAGCACTACAGATGCCTCAGGCTTTAAACGGCACGTTATTTCCATTCATACGAAAGACTACCCTCACCGCTGTGAGTACTGCAAGAAGGGGTTCCGAAGACCTTCAGAGAAGAACCAGCACATAATGCGACATCATAAAGAAGTTGGCCTGCCCTAA
- the ZFX gene encoding zinc finger X-chromosomal protein isoform X3 has translation MDEDGLELQPQEPNSFFDATGADATHMDGDQIVVEVQETVFVSDVVDSDITVHNFVPDDPDSVVIQDVIEDVVIEDVQCPDIMEEADVSETVIIPEQVLDSDVTEEVSLAHCTVPDDVLAPDITSASMSMPEHVLTSESIHVSDVGHVEHVVHDSVVEAEIVTDPLTADVVSEEVLVADCASEAVIDANGIPVDQQDDDKSNCEDYLMISLDDAGKIEHDGSSGMTMDAESEIDPCKVDGTCPEVIKVYIFKADPGEDDLGGTVDIVESEPENDHGVELLDQNSSLRVPREKMVYMTVNDSQQEDEDLNVAEIADEVYMEVIVGEEDAAAAAAAAAAHEQQIDDNEIKTFMPIAWAAAYAIIIGPDGHPLTVYPCMICGKKFKSRGFLKRHMKNHPEHLTKKKYRCTDCDYTTNKKISLHNHLESHKLTSKAEKAIECDECGKHFSHAGALFTHKMVHKEKGANKMHKCKFCEYETAEQGLLNRHLLAVHSKNFPHICVECGKGFRHPSELKKHMRIHTGEKPYQCQYCEYRSADSSNLKTHVKTKHSKEMPFKCDICLLTFSDTKEVQQHALIHQESKTHQCLHCDHKSSNSSDLKRHIISVHTKDYPHKCDMCDKGFHRPSELKKHVAAHKGKKMHQCRHCDFKIADPFVLSRHILSVHTKDLPFRCKRCRKGFRQQNELKKHMKTHSGRKVYQCEYCEYSTTDASGFKRHVISIHTKDYPHRCEYCKKGFRRPSEKNQHIMRHHKEVGLP, from the exons gagcTGATGCTACACACATGGATGGTGATCAAATTGTTGTGGAAGTACAAGAAACTGTTTTTGTTTCAGATGTTGTGGATTCAGACATAACTGTGCATAACTTTGTTCCTGATGACCCAGACTCAGTTGTAATCCAAGATGTTATCGAGGACGTTGTTATAGAAGATGTTCAGTGCCCAGATATCATGGAAGAAGCAGATGTATCTGAAACGGTCATCATTCCTGAGCAAGTGCTGGACTCAGATGTAACCGAAGAAGTTTCTTTAGCACACTGCACAGTCCCAGATGATGTTTTAGCTCCTGATATTACTTCGGCCTCAATGTCTATGCCAGAACACGTCTTGACGAGTGAATCCATACATGTGTCTGACGTTGGACACGTTGAACATGTGGTTCATGATAGTGTTGTGGAGGCAGAAATCGTCACTGATCCTCTGACAGCCGACGTAGTGTCAGAAGAAGTGTTGGTGGCAGATTGTGCCTCTGAAGCAGTCATAGATGCCAATGGGATCCCCGTGGACCAGCAAGATGATGACAAAAGCAACTGTGAGGACTACCTTATGATTTCCT TGGATGATGCTGGCAAAATAGAACATGATGGTTCCTCTGGAATGACCATGGACGCAGAGTCGGAAATTGATCCTTGTAAAGTGGATGGCACTTGCCCTGAAGTCATCAAGGTGTACATTTTTAAAGCTGACCCTGGGGAGGATGACTTAG GTGGCACTGTAGACATTGTGGAGAGTGAACCTGAGAACGATCATGGAGTTGAACTACTTGATCAGAATAGCAGTCTTCGTGTGCCAAGGGAAAAGATGGTTTATATGACCGTCAACGACTCTCAGCAAGAAGATGAAGATTTAA ATGTTGCTGAAATCGCTGATGAAGTTTATATGGAAGTGATTGTAGGAGAGGAAGATGCTGctgcagcagcggcagcagctgCTGCACATGAACAGCAAATCGATGACAATGAAATCAAAACCTTCATGCCAATAGCATGGGCAGCAGCTTACG caATAATTATTGGCCCTGATGGACATCCCTTGACTGTCTATCCTTGCATGATTTGTGGGAAAAAGTTTAAGTCACGAGGttttttgaaaagacacatgaaaaaccATCCTGAACACCTTACGAAGAAGAAGTACCGCTGTACTGACTGTGATTACACTACCAACAAGAAGATAAGTTTACACAACCACCTGGAGAGCCACAAGCTGACCAGCAAGGCAGAGAAGGCCATCGAGTGCGATGAGTGTGGGAAGCATTTCTCTCATGCTGGGGCTTTGTTTACTCACAAAATGGTGCATAAGGAAAAAGGAGCCAACAAAATGCACAAGTGTAAATTCTGTGAATACGAGACCGCTGAACAAGGGTTACTGAATCGCCACCTCTTGGCGGTCCACAGCAAGAACTTTCCTCATATATGCGTGGAGTGCGGTAAAGGTTTTCGACACCCCTCAGAGCTCAAAAAGCACATGCGAATCCATACCGGGGAGAAGCCGTACCAGTGCCAGTACTGCGAATACAGGTCTGCAGACTCTTCTAACTTGAAAACACACGTAAAAACTAAGCATAGTAAAGAGATGCCATTCAAGTGTGACATTTGTCTTCTGACTTTCTCCGATACCAAAGAGGTGCAGCAACATGCTCTTATCCACCAAGAAAGCAAAACACACCAGTGTTTGCATTGCGACCACAAGAGCTCGAACTCAAGCGACCTGAAACGACACATCATTTCAGTTCACACGAAGGACTACCCCCATAAGTGTGACATGTGTGACAAAGGCTTTCACAGGCCTTCTGAACTCAAGAAACATGTGGCTGCCCACAAGGGTAAAAAAATGCACCAGTGTAGACATTGTGACTTTAAGATTGCAGATCCATTTGTTCTAAGTCGCCATATTCTCTCAGTTCACACGAAAGATCTTCCGTTCAGGTGTAAGAGATGTAGAAAGGGATTTAGGCAACAGAATGAGCTTAAAAAGCATATGAAGACACACAGTGGCAGGAAGGTGTATCAGTGTGAGTACTGTGAGTATAGCACTACAGATGCCTCAGGCTTTAAACGGCACGTTATTTCCATTCATACGAAAGACTACCCTCACCGCTGTGAGTACTGCAAGAAGGGGTTCCGAAGACCTTCAGAGAAGAACCAGCACATAATGCGACATCATAAAGAAGTTGGCCTGCCCTAA
- the ZFX gene encoding zinc finger X-chromosomal protein isoform X2, translating into MDGDQIVVEVQETVFVSDVVDSDITVHNFVPDDPDSVVIQDVIEDVVIEDVQCPDIMEEADVSETVIIPEQVLDSDVTEEVSLAHCTVPDDVLAPDITSASMSMPEHVLTSESIHVSDVGHVEHVVHDSVVEAEIVTDPLTADVVSEEVLVADCASEAVIDANGIPVDQQDDDKSNCEDYLMISLDDAGKIEHDGSSGMTMDAESEIDPCKVDGTCPEVIKVYIFKADPGEDDLGGTVDIVESEPENDHGVELLDQNSSLRVPREKMVYMTVNDSQQEDEDLNVAEIADEVYMEVIVGEEDAAAAAAAAAAHEQQIDDNEIKTFMPIAWAAAYGNNSDGIENRNGTASALLHIDESAGLGRLAKQKPKKRRRPDSRQYQTAIIIGPDGHPLTVYPCMICGKKFKSRGFLKRHMKNHPEHLTKKKYRCTDCDYTTNKKISLHNHLESHKLTSKAEKAIECDECGKHFSHAGALFTHKMVHKEKGANKMHKCKFCEYETAEQGLLNRHLLAVHSKNFPHICVECGKGFRHPSELKKHMRIHTGEKPYQCQYCEYRSADSSNLKTHVKTKHSKEMPFKCDICLLTFSDTKEVQQHALIHQESKTHQCLHCDHKSSNSSDLKRHIISVHTKDYPHKCDMCDKGFHRPSELKKHVAAHKGKKMHQCRHCDFKIADPFVLSRHILSVHTKDLPFRCKRCRKGFRQQNELKKHMKTHSGRKVYQCEYCEYSTTDASGFKRHVISIHTKDYPHRCEYCKKGFRRPSEKNQHIMRHHKEVGLP; encoded by the exons ATGGATGGTGATCAAATTGTTGTGGAAGTACAAGAAACTGTTTTTGTTTCAGATGTTGTGGATTCAGACATAACTGTGCATAACTTTGTTCCTGATGACCCAGACTCAGTTGTAATCCAAGATGTTATCGAGGACGTTGTTATAGAAGATGTTCAGTGCCCAGATATCATGGAAGAAGCAGATGTATCTGAAACGGTCATCATTCCTGAGCAAGTGCTGGACTCAGATGTAACCGAAGAAGTTTCTTTAGCACACTGCACAGTCCCAGATGATGTTTTAGCTCCTGATATTACTTCGGCCTCAATGTCTATGCCAGAACACGTCTTGACGAGTGAATCCATACATGTGTCTGACGTTGGACACGTTGAACATGTGGTTCATGATAGTGTTGTGGAGGCAGAAATCGTCACTGATCCTCTGACAGCCGACGTAGTGTCAGAAGAAGTGTTGGTGGCAGATTGTGCCTCTGAAGCAGTCATAGATGCCAATGGGATCCCCGTGGACCAGCAAGATGATGACAAAAGCAACTGTGAGGACTACCTTATGATTTCCT TGGATGATGCTGGCAAAATAGAACATGATGGTTCCTCTGGAATGACCATGGACGCAGAGTCGGAAATTGATCCTTGTAAAGTGGATGGCACTTGCCCTGAAGTCATCAAGGTGTACATTTTTAAAGCTGACCCTGGGGAGGATGACTTAG GTGGCACTGTAGACATTGTGGAGAGTGAACCTGAGAACGATCATGGAGTTGAACTACTTGATCAGAATAGCAGTCTTCGTGTGCCAAGGGAAAAGATGGTTTATATGACCGTCAACGACTCTCAGCAAGAAGATGAAGATTTAA ATGTTGCTGAAATCGCTGATGAAGTTTATATGGAAGTGATTGTAGGAGAGGAAGATGCTGctgcagcagcggcagcagctgCTGCACATGAACAGCAAATCGATGACAATGAAATCAAAACCTTCATGCCAATAGCATGGGCAGCAGCTTACG GTAATAATTCTGATGGAATTGAAAACCGGAATGGCACTGCAAGTGCCCTCTTGCACATAGATGAGTCTGCTGGGCTCGGCAGACTGgctaaacaaaaaccaaagaaaaggagaagacctGATTCCAGGCAGTACCAAACAG caATAATTATTGGCCCTGATGGACATCCCTTGACTGTCTATCCTTGCATGATTTGTGGGAAAAAGTTTAAGTCACGAGGttttttgaaaagacacatgaaaaaccATCCTGAACACCTTACGAAGAAGAAGTACCGCTGTACTGACTGTGATTACACTACCAACAAGAAGATAAGTTTACACAACCACCTGGAGAGCCACAAGCTGACCAGCAAGGCAGAGAAGGCCATCGAGTGCGATGAGTGTGGGAAGCATTTCTCTCATGCTGGGGCTTTGTTTACTCACAAAATGGTGCATAAGGAAAAAGGAGCCAACAAAATGCACAAGTGTAAATTCTGTGAATACGAGACCGCTGAACAAGGGTTACTGAATCGCCACCTCTTGGCGGTCCACAGCAAGAACTTTCCTCATATATGCGTGGAGTGCGGTAAAGGTTTTCGACACCCCTCAGAGCTCAAAAAGCACATGCGAATCCATACCGGGGAGAAGCCGTACCAGTGCCAGTACTGCGAATACAGGTCTGCAGACTCTTCTAACTTGAAAACACACGTAAAAACTAAGCATAGTAAAGAGATGCCATTCAAGTGTGACATTTGTCTTCTGACTTTCTCCGATACCAAAGAGGTGCAGCAACATGCTCTTATCCACCAAGAAAGCAAAACACACCAGTGTTTGCATTGCGACCACAAGAGCTCGAACTCAAGCGACCTGAAACGACACATCATTTCAGTTCACACGAAGGACTACCCCCATAAGTGTGACATGTGTGACAAAGGCTTTCACAGGCCTTCTGAACTCAAGAAACATGTGGCTGCCCACAAGGGTAAAAAAATGCACCAGTGTAGACATTGTGACTTTAAGATTGCAGATCCATTTGTTCTAAGTCGCCATATTCTCTCAGTTCACACGAAAGATCTTCCGTTCAGGTGTAAGAGATGTAGAAAGGGATTTAGGCAACAGAATGAGCTTAAAAAGCATATGAAGACACACAGTGGCAGGAAGGTGTATCAGTGTGAGTACTGTGAGTATAGCACTACAGATGCCTCAGGCTTTAAACGGCACGTTATTTCCATTCATACGAAAGACTACCCTCACCGCTGTGAGTACTGCAAGAAGGGGTTCCGAAGACCTTCAGAGAAGAACCAGCACATAATGCGACATCATAAAGAAGTTGGCCTGCCCTAA